Part of the Crossiella cryophila genome, ACGGCCGCCAGCGCATCCAGGACCAGCCGAGCCACGACGCACTCACCGTCGAGGACCTGCGCGAACACGCCGAAGAAGCGGCCGGGGCCCGGCTGGCCGAACTGCGCGAGCAGTGGTCGCACCAGATCCTGGACATCGAGGGCGGCCAGGTCTTCGCACTCCAGCTCACCCGGCTGCCCGGCGGGCGGAGCAGGCTGCACGTGGACGTGGACATGGTCGCCGCCGACGCGCTCAGCTTCCGGGTGCTGCTCGCCGACCTCGCCGCGCTCTACCAGGGCGAAACCCTCGCCCCCATCGACTACAGCTACCCCCAGTACCTCGCCGAGCGCGCCCCGCTGCGCCGCGAGGCCTGGGAACGCGCGCGCAGCTGGTGGCAGAGCCGCCTGCCCGAACTGCCCGCCGCACCCGACCTGCCGCTGGTGCCCGAGGCCGACCGCGGTGACGGACTGCACACCGTGCGCAAGCACCTGTGGCTCGCACCCGAGGACAAGCAGCGCCTGATCGAACGCGCGCACCAGCACCGGATCACCCCGGCGATGGCCCTGGCCACCGTGTTCGCCGAGGTGCTCGCGGCCTGGAGCGGGCAGCCCCGGTTCCTGCTCAACCTGCCGCTGTTCGACCGCGAGAACACCCACGCCGACGTCGGCAAACTCGTCGGCGACTTCACCAGCTCGGTACTGCTGGACGTGGACCTCTCCGAACCGCGCTCCTTCCTGGAGGACGCGCGCAGGCTGCAGGCCCGCATGCACACCGACGCCGCCTACGCCGACTACTCCGGCGTCGAGGTGCTGCGCGACCTCTCCCGCGCCAACGGCGAACAGATCCTCGCCCCGGTCGTCTACACCAGCGCGCTCAACCTGGGCGAGCTGTTCGACGACAAGGTCAAGGGCAGCTTCGGCGAACCGGTGTGGATCATCTCCCAGGGCCCGCAGGTGCTGCTGGATGCCCAGGTCACCGAGGTCAACGGCGGGCTGCTGGTCAACTGGGACATCCGCGAATCCGCCTTCCCGGCCGGGCTGATGGACGCCATGTTCGAGGCATACCGCACCCTGGTGCACTGGCTCGGCTCGGCCGACTCGGACTGGCACCAGCCGGTGCCCGCGCTGCTGCCCACCGCCCAGCTCACCGCCCGCGACACCGCGAACGACACCGCCGCACCGCGCTCCGGCCGCCGCCTGCACGAGGGATTCTTCAACCAGGCCAAGGAAACCCCGGACGCGCCCGCCGTGCTCTGGGGCGCCGACGGCGAACTCAGCTACCGCGAACTCGCCGAGCGGGCCGGCCGGGTCGCCGGCGCGCTGCGCACCCGCGGCGTCGAAATCGGCGAGGCCGTCGCGATCACCCTGCCCAAGGGCCCCGACCAGCTCGTCGCGGTGCTCGGCGTGCTCGCCGCCGGAGCCACCTACGTGCCGGTCAGCGTGGAACAACCGGCCGCCCGCCGCGAACGCATCCACGCCAGGGCCGGGGTGCGCCTGGTCCTGGACGCCGACCGGCTCGCCGAAGCCCTGCGCGCCGAACCCGCGGAACCCGTGCTGGGCGAGGAAGAAGTCCCCGCCTACGTGCTGTTCACCTCCGGCTCCACCGGCGAGCCCAAGGGCGTCGAGGTGCCGCACCGGGCCGCGATGAACACCATCGACGACCTCAACGCCCGCTACGAGATCGGCCCGGCCGACCGCACCCTTGGCGTCTCCGCGCTCGACTTCGACCTCTCCGTCTTCGACATCTTCGGCCCGCTCTCCGTCGGCGGCGCGATCGTGCTGGTCAGCGAGAGCGAACGGCGCGAGGCCGCGGACTGGGCCACCCTGGTCCGCGACCGCGGGGTGACCATCGTCAACTGCGTGCCGCCGCTGCTGGACATGCTGCTCAACGCGGGCGACCTCGGCGACACCCTGCGCCTGGTGCTGCTCGGCGGCGACTGGGTCACCGTCGACCTGCCCGGCCGCCTGCGCGCCCAGGCCCCCGCCGCCCGCTTCGTCGGACTGGGCGGCACCACCGAGACCGCCATCCACTCCACCGTGTGCGAGGTCACCGGCGAGGTGCCCGCGCACTGGATCTCGGTGCCCTACGGCACCCCGCTGACCAACGTGCGCTGCCGGGTGGTCGACGCCCGCGGCCGGGACTGCCCCGACTGGGTGGCAGGCGAACTCTGGATCGGCGGCGACGGCGTGGCCCTTGGCTACCGCGGCGACCCGGAACGCACCGCCGACCGCTTCGTCGTCCACAATGGACAGAACTGGTACCGCACCGGCGACCTCGGCCGCTACTGGCCGGACGGCACCCTGGAGTTCCTGGGCCGCCGCGACCACCAGGTCAAGCTTCGTGGTTTCCGGATCGAACTCGGCGAGGTCGAATCCGCCCTCGGCGCGCTGGACGGCGTCGGCCGCGCCATCGCCGGTGTCACCAGGGCGCCCGGCGCGACCCTGGTCGCCGCGGTGGCCGCCACCGGCGTCACCGGCGACGAACTGCGCGAGCAGGTCCGCCAGGCGTTGCCGCCGCACATGGTGCCCGAGCGGATCGTGGTGCTGGCCGAACTGCCGCTGACCGCCAACGGCAAGATCGACCGCCGCGCGGTGCAGCAGCTGTGGGCCGAACAGGACAACAGCAGGCCGTTCGTGCCGCCGCGCACCGCGCTGGAGAAGGTCGTCGCCGGCGTCTGGCACGAGGTGCTCGGCGGCGCCGAGTTCGGCCTGGACGACGACTTCTTCCAGCGGGGCGGCGATTCCGTGCTGGCCACCACCATCGTCAGCAGGCTGCGCGAGGCGCTGGACACCACGGCCGTCTCGGTGAAGCTGCTCTTCGCCACCCTGTCGGTGGGTGGCATGGCCGCCCAGCTTCTCGAGCGGGAGACCACATCGGGCCGACTGGACCAGGTCGCCGAGATCTACCTGGCCGTGCTGGAGATGTCGGCCGACGAGGTCGAGGCCGAACTGTCCCGCAGCGCGGGTGAATGAGGGCGTGATGACCGAGAATCAGTCCACATTGGACGGTTTTGTGCCGTGGCCGGACGAGTACGCCCGGCGCTACCGCGAGGCGGGGCACTGGCAGGACGTGCCGATCGGGGAACTCCTGCGGGACTGGGCTTTCCGGCACGGCGACCGCACCGCGCTGGTGGACGGCGACCGGAAGATCAGCTACGCCCAGCTCGACGCCACCGCCGACCGGATGGCCGCCGGGCTGCTCGGACTCGGCATCGCGCCGGGGGACCGGGTCGTGGTCCAGCTGCCCAACGTGGCCGAGTTCGTGGTGCTGCTCTTCGCCCTGCTCCGGGTGGGCGCGGTGCCCGCGCTGACCCTGCCGGCGCACCGCTCGCACGAGATCGGTCACCTGGCCGAACTCGCCGAGGCGGTGGCCTACGTCATCCCGGACACCTTCGGCGGCTTCGACTACCGCGGCCTGGCCCGTGAGGTCGTGGCCAGGGTGCCGTCGGTCAAACACGTGCTGGTACTCGGTGATCCGGGTGACGTCGGCATCCCACTGTCCACAGTGGACGCCGACCTGGTCGATCTCCCGGAGGTCAACCCGGCCGACGTGGCGGTGCTGCTGGTCTCCGGCGGCACCACTGGCCTGCCCAAGCTGATCCCCAGGACGCACAACGACTACGCCTACAACGCCCGCGCCAGCGCCGAGGTCTGCGAACTCACCCAGGACGACGTCTACCTGGTCGCGTTGCCGGTGGCGCACAACTTCCCGCTGGCCTGTCCCGGCGTGCTCGGCATCCTGGGGGTGGGCGGCAGTGCGGTCTTCCTCTCCGACCCCAGCCCCGACAACGCCTTCCCGCTGATCGAGCGGACCGGCGCAACGGTCACCGCGCTGGTGCCACCGCTGGCCATGCTCTGGGGCCAGGCCACCGAATGGGAGGACGGCGACCTGTCCTCGCTGCGCCTGCTCCAGGTCGGCGGCGCCAAACTCGCCCCCGAACCCGCGCGTGCGCTGCCCGGCCAGCTCGACTGCCGGCTGCAGCAGGTCTTCGGCATGGCCGAGGGGCTGCTCAACTACACCCGCGCGGACGATGACGACGAGATCGTGGCCATCAGCCAGGGCCGCCCGCTCTCCGCCGAGGACGAACTGCGCGTGGTCGACGCCGAGGGCGACGACGTCCCGGCGGGGGAGACCGGCGAACTCCTGGTCCGCGGCCCGTACACGATCCGCGGCTACTACCGCGCGGCCAAGCACAACGAAACCGCCATCACCCCGGACGGCTACTACCGCAGCGGCGACCTGGTCCGCCAGCTCCCCAGCGGGCACCTGATCGTCACCGGCCGGGTCAAGGAGGTCATCAACCGCGGCGGCGAGAACGTCTCGGCCGAGGAACTCGAGGAGCACCTCCTCGCGCACCCCGGCATCCGCCAGGTCGCGGTGATCCCGGTGCCCGATGACATGCTCGGCGAACGCGTCTGCGCGGTCATCGTGCCCGAGGGCGAGGCCCCCGCACTGCGCGAGCTGAAGACCTTCCTCACCGGCCGCGGCCTGGCCCAGTACAAGCTCCCTGACCTCCTCGAACTGGCCGCGGATCTGCCGCGCACCGCGGTGGGCAAGATCGACAAGCGCGAGGTCGCCGCTCGGCTGGCGAAGCCCTGACCAGCGGGAGCCGGTCGTCACGCACCGTGTTCTGATCGACACCGGACCGCAACCCCTCGGGTGACCCCCGTCATTGAGCCGCTGAACCCCTTTAGTTAGCCTCGCCTTAGTTGAACCGTCGCGGGGCAGAAGGGGGACAGGGTGATCTCGGCCGGTAGCGCCACCCGAGGGGCCGGGCTGCTCGGCGCCTGCGGAGTGCTGGTGCTGGTGTGCCTGCTCAGCATCGCCGTCGGCGCGCGGAGCATCCCGCTGCCCGAGGTCTGGCAGGCGCTCTGGTCGCCGTCGGACTCCACCGAGTCCCTGGTCATCCACGACCTGCGCATCCCACGCACCCTGCTCGGCCTCGGCGTCGGCGCGGCCCTCGGCCTGGCGGGCGCGCTCATGCAGGCGCTGACCCGCAACCCGCTGGCCGACCCCGGGCTGCTCGGCGTCAACCTGGGCGCCTCCGCGGCGGTGGTGATCGGCATCGGCTGGTTCGGCGTCGGCGCGGCCAGTGGCTACGTCTGGTTCGCCTTCGCCGGGGCCGCGGCCGCCTCGGTACTGGTGTTCCTGCTCGGCTCGGCCGGGCGGCGGGCCGCCACCCCCGAACGCCTGGTGCTGGCCGGGGTGGCGATCAGCGCGGCACTGTCCGCGTTCATCTCCACCGTGGTGTTGCTGGACAACAAGACCTTCGACCAGTTCCGCTACTGGGTGGTCGGCGCGCTGGCCGGGCGCAAGATGTCCACGGTGATCGAACTGGCCCCGTTCCTGCTCGCCGGGATCGTGCTCGCGCTGCTGCTGGCCCGCTCGCTCAACGCGATCGCCCTCGGCGAGGAGGCGGGCAGGGCACTGGGCGCCGACATCGGCCGCACCCGCGCGCTGGGCGCGGTCGCGATCACCCTGCTCTGCGGTGCGGCCACCGCCGCCGCGGGCCCGATCGGCTTCGTCGGACTGGCCGTGCCGCACATGGTCCGCGGCTTCACCGGCCCCGACCAGCGCTGGCTGCTGCCCTACTCGATGGTCCTGTCCCCGGTGCTGCTGCTCGCCGCCGACATCCTCGGCCGGATCCTGCTCTCGCCAGGCGAACTGGAGGTCGGCGTGGTCACCGCGTTCCTCGGCGCGCCCGTGTTCATCCTGCTGGTGCGCCGCCGGAAGCTGGTGGCGGCATGACCGACCTGGCCACCAGACCCCGCCCGTCCCGGGTGCTGCGCAGCCGCGGCGGCCACTTCTCCCTGCGCCTGCACGGCCGCACCGCCGCCGTGGTGCTCGGCCTGGTGCTGGCCATCCTGGTCATCGGCGCGTTCACCCTGACCATCGGCGAGTACGAACTCACCGTCGGCCAGGTGCTCGCCGCGCTGGCCGGTGAAGGCGGCAGGGCCGCCCAGTACGTGATCACCGAGTTCCGGCTGCCGCGCTGGCTCACCGGCCTGCTCGTCGGCGCCGCGCTGGCGGTCAGCGGCGCGCTCATGCAGAGCCTGGCCCGCAACCCGTTGGGCAGCCCCGACTTCATCGGCTTCACCACCGGCGCGGCCACCGGCGGCATCCTGATGATCATCACCGGCGCGAGCGCGGCCCAGCTCGCGTTCGGGGCCATCGCGGGCGGCCTGCTCACCGCGCTGGCCATGTACCTGCTGGCCTTCACCAGGGGCGTGCACGGCTCCCGGCTGGTGCTGGTCGGCGTCGGGGTGAACGCGATCCTGATCGCGGTCAACTCCTACCTGATCAGCCGGGCCGAACTGCGCGACGCCACCATCGCGCAGGCCTGGCTCACCGGCAGCCTCAACGCCCGCGGCTGGGAACACGTGCTGCCGGTGGGCATCGCGCTGGCCCTGCTGCTGCCACTGGCCTTCACCATGGCCAGGCGGCTGGCGCTGCTGGAGATGGGCGATGAGGCGGCCAGCGCGCTTGGCGTGCCGGTGCAGCGCAGCCGGGCCGTGCTCATGGTCACCAGCGTGGCACTGGCCGCGGTCGCGGTGGCCTCGGCCGGACCGGTCGCCTTCGTCGCGCTGATGGCCCCCCAGCTGGCCCGGCGGCTCACCAGGGCCGCCTCCCCGGTCCTGGTGCCCACCGCGCTGATGGGCGCGTTCGTGGTCTCACTCAGCGACTTCGCGGCACAACGGCTCTTTTCCCCGATCGCGGTGCCGGTCGGGGTCATGACGGCGGCGGTCGGCGGGATCTACCTCGCCTGGCTGCTGGCCACCGAATGGCGAGGAAGGTAGATCGATGGCGGCGGAACACAGCGAACCCCGGCTGCACGCCGAGGACCTGACGCTGGCCTACGAGGCCCGGATCGTGGCCGAGGGCCTGGGCGTGCGGATCCCGGACGGATCCTTCACCGTGATCGTCGGCCCGAACGCCTGCGGCAAGTCCACCCTGCTCAAGGCGCTGTCCCGGATCCTCAAGCCCAAGGCGGGCTCGGTGGTGCTGGACGGCGCGGCGATCTCCTCCTACCCGGCCAAGGAGGTCGCCCGGCGGCTCGGCCTGCTGCCGCAGACCTCCATCGCGCCCAGCGGGATCACCGTGGCCGACCTGGTCGCCCGCGGCCGGTACCCGCACCAGCGGCTGCTCCGCCAGTGGTCACTGGAGGACGAGGCCGCGGTGGCCGAGGCGCTGGCGCTGACCGGCGTGGACGAGCTGGCCGAGCGGTTCGTGGACGAACTCTCCGGCGGGCAGCGGCAGCGGGTCTGGCTGGCCATGGTGCTGGCCCAGCAGACCCCGATCCTGCTGCTGGACGAGCCGACCACCTTCCTGGACATCGCGCACCAGGTAGAGGTGCTCGACCTGTGCGCCGACCTGCACGAGCAGCGCGGGCACACCCTGGTCGCGGTGCTGCACGACCTCAACCACGCCTGCCGCTACGCCACCCACCTGATCGCCATGCGCGGCGGCCGGATCGTGGCCCAGGGCGATCCCAGGGAGATCGTCACCGCCGAACTGGTGCGGGAGGTGTTCGGGCTGGCCTGCCGGGTCATCCCGTGCCCGGAGACCGG contains:
- a CDS encoding non-ribosomal peptide synthetase; the protein is MSSSPTADDLRREVAQLVDRTPEELLDADNLIELGLDSIRLMRLAGQWRKRGIEVTFAELAERPSLGEWFELLTGRLTPAPAPAAPAAPVERFDSAAEFPLALMQHAYWVGRGDGQALGAVAAHLYVEFDGGEVDPDRFAPAVRALIARHGMLRARLTDDGRQRIQDQPSHDALTVEDLREHAEEAAGARLAELREQWSHQILDIEGGQVFALQLTRLPGGRSRLHVDVDMVAADALSFRVLLADLAALYQGETLAPIDYSYPQYLAERAPLRREAWERARSWWQSRLPELPAAPDLPLVPEADRGDGLHTVRKHLWLAPEDKQRLIERAHQHRITPAMALATVFAEVLAAWSGQPRFLLNLPLFDRENTHADVGKLVGDFTSSVLLDVDLSEPRSFLEDARRLQARMHTDAAYADYSGVEVLRDLSRANGEQILAPVVYTSALNLGELFDDKVKGSFGEPVWIISQGPQVLLDAQVTEVNGGLLVNWDIRESAFPAGLMDAMFEAYRTLVHWLGSADSDWHQPVPALLPTAQLTARDTANDTAAPRSGRRLHEGFFNQAKETPDAPAVLWGADGELSYRELAERAGRVAGALRTRGVEIGEAVAITLPKGPDQLVAVLGVLAAGATYVPVSVEQPAARRERIHARAGVRLVLDADRLAEALRAEPAEPVLGEEEVPAYVLFTSGSTGEPKGVEVPHRAAMNTIDDLNARYEIGPADRTLGVSALDFDLSVFDIFGPLSVGGAIVLVSESERREAADWATLVRDRGVTIVNCVPPLLDMLLNAGDLGDTLRLVLLGGDWVTVDLPGRLRAQAPAARFVGLGGTTETAIHSTVCEVTGEVPAHWISVPYGTPLTNVRCRVVDARGRDCPDWVAGELWIGGDGVALGYRGDPERTADRFVVHNGQNWYRTGDLGRYWPDGTLEFLGRRDHQVKLRGFRIELGEVESALGALDGVGRAIAGVTRAPGATLVAAVAATGVTGDELREQVRQALPPHMVPERIVVLAELPLTANGKIDRRAVQQLWAEQDNSRPFVPPRTALEKVVAGVWHEVLGGAEFGLDDDFFQRGGDSVLATTIVSRLREALDTTAVSVKLLFATLSVGGMAAQLLERETTSGRLDQVAEIYLAVLEMSADEVEAELSRSAGE
- a CDS encoding (2,3-dihydroxybenzoyl)adenylate synthase is translated as MTENQSTLDGFVPWPDEYARRYREAGHWQDVPIGELLRDWAFRHGDRTALVDGDRKISYAQLDATADRMAAGLLGLGIAPGDRVVVQLPNVAEFVVLLFALLRVGAVPALTLPAHRSHEIGHLAELAEAVAYVIPDTFGGFDYRGLAREVVARVPSVKHVLVLGDPGDVGIPLSTVDADLVDLPEVNPADVAVLLVSGGTTGLPKLIPRTHNDYAYNARASAEVCELTQDDVYLVALPVAHNFPLACPGVLGILGVGGSAVFLSDPSPDNAFPLIERTGATVTALVPPLAMLWGQATEWEDGDLSSLRLLQVGGAKLAPEPARALPGQLDCRLQQVFGMAEGLLNYTRADDDDEIVAISQGRPLSAEDELRVVDAEGDDVPAGETGELLVRGPYTIRGYYRAAKHNETAITPDGYYRSGDLVRQLPSGHLIVTGRVKEVINRGGENVSAEELEEHLLAHPGIRQVAVIPVPDDMLGERVCAVIVPEGEAPALRELKTFLTGRGLAQYKLPDLLELAADLPRTAVGKIDKREVAARLAKP
- a CDS encoding FecCD family ABC transporter permease; translated protein: MISAGSATRGAGLLGACGVLVLVCLLSIAVGARSIPLPEVWQALWSPSDSTESLVIHDLRIPRTLLGLGVGAALGLAGALMQALTRNPLADPGLLGVNLGASAAVVIGIGWFGVGAASGYVWFAFAGAAAASVLVFLLGSAGRRAATPERLVLAGVAISAALSAFISTVVLLDNKTFDQFRYWVVGALAGRKMSTVIELAPFLLAGIVLALLLARSLNAIALGEEAGRALGADIGRTRALGAVAITLLCGAATAAAGPIGFVGLAVPHMVRGFTGPDQRWLLPYSMVLSPVLLLAADILGRILLSPGELEVGVVTAFLGAPVFILLVRRRKLVAA
- a CDS encoding FecCD family ABC transporter permease, which produces MTDLATRPRPSRVLRSRGGHFSLRLHGRTAAVVLGLVLAILVIGAFTLTIGEYELTVGQVLAALAGEGGRAAQYVITEFRLPRWLTGLLVGAALAVSGALMQSLARNPLGSPDFIGFTTGAATGGILMIITGASAAQLAFGAIAGGLLTALAMYLLAFTRGVHGSRLVLVGVGVNAILIAVNSYLISRAELRDATIAQAWLTGSLNARGWEHVLPVGIALALLLPLAFTMARRLALLEMGDEAASALGVPVQRSRAVLMVTSVALAAVAVASAGPVAFVALMAPQLARRLTRAASPVLVPTALMGAFVVSLSDFAAQRLFSPIAVPVGVMTAAVGGIYLAWLLATEWRGR
- a CDS encoding ABC transporter ATP-binding protein — its product is MAAEHSEPRLHAEDLTLAYEARIVAEGLGVRIPDGSFTVIVGPNACGKSTLLKALSRILKPKAGSVVLDGAAISSYPAKEVARRLGLLPQTSIAPSGITVADLVARGRYPHQRLLRQWSLEDEAAVAEALALTGVDELAERFVDELSGGQRQRVWLAMVLAQQTPILLLDEPTTFLDIAHQVEVLDLCADLHEQRGHTLVAVLHDLNHACRYATHLIAMRGGRIVAQGDPREIVTAELVREVFGLACRVIPCPETGTPLVVPARRVREQTPVAAAG